A section of the Arcobacter roscoffensis genome encodes:
- a CDS encoding DASH family cryptochrome translates to MKLAIVIFRNNLRVEDNPSLYYASKSNDRVLGLYSFEILQGHLFGFKKCGKFREAFVKSSLEQLYKDLKAYGINLCFTNDFSNTLAKLSDKFDISVYFDEEVGSEEEHLQRVFAKYKHKSYFNQTMIEPFEFDFTKSFSHFRNKAEKLEIPKPLGLPNKVKTVEFESEQFSKAMISYPNDAIFFEAGEHRAKQRLEDYMNNIHSYKDTRNAMSGFDNSTKFSPYLSAGNISARMIYHRLKEEERRGYQSQSSYWIYFELLWRDFFHLVMLYSKNRLFLKSGLKGKNFNFRNDKESLDKFFSANTGIDIIDASIIELKSSGWLSNRNRQLVASYFVKNLGLDWRVCAAFFESYLVDYNPASNYGNFAYQAHVGNDKTYRVFDPIKQSHTYGGDNYIKTWLDRRSSSFIDYHKMSQEVKKEVFNEA, encoded by the coding sequence ATGAAGTTAGCCATAGTTATATTTAGAAACAATCTTCGAGTAGAAGACAACCCAAGCTTATATTATGCCTCAAAGAGTAATGATAGAGTTCTAGGACTTTACAGTTTTGAGATTTTACAAGGCCACCTATTTGGATTTAAAAAGTGTGGAAAATTTAGGGAAGCCTTTGTAAAAAGTTCATTAGAGCAACTCTATAAAGACCTTAAAGCATATGGGATAAATCTGTGTTTTACAAATGATTTTTCAAATACACTAGCTAAACTGTCAGACAAATTTGATATAAGCGTATATTTTGATGAAGAAGTGGGATCTGAAGAAGAACACCTACAAAGAGTTTTTGCCAAATATAAACATAAAAGCTATTTTAATCAAACTATGATAGAGCCATTTGAGTTTGATTTTACAAAAAGTTTTAGTCATTTTAGAAATAAAGCTGAAAAGTTAGAAATTCCAAAACCCTTAGGATTACCAAATAAGGTAAAAACAGTAGAGTTTGAATCAGAACAGTTTAGTAAAGCTATGATTTCATACCCTAATGATGCCATATTTTTCGAAGCAGGTGAACATAGAGCTAAACAAAGATTAGAAGATTATATGAATAATATCCATAGCTATAAGGACACTAGAAATGCTATGAGTGGTTTTGATAACTCTACTAAGTTTTCACCTTATTTATCAGCAGGTAATATTTCAGCTAGAATGATTTATCACAGGTTAAAAGAAGAAGAAAGAAGAGGCTATCAAAGTCAATCTTCTTATTGGATTTATTTTGAGCTTTTATGGAGAGATTTTTTTCATTTAGTAATGTTATATTCCAAGAATAGGCTTTTTTTAAAATCAGGATTAAAAGGTAAAAATTTTAATTTTAGAAATGATAAAGAAAGCTTAGATAAGTTTTTTAGTGCAAATACAGGCATTGATATTATTGATGCAAGTATTATTGAGTTAAAAAGTAGCGGTTGGTTATCAAATAGAAATAGACAGTTAGTAGCTAGTTATTTTGTTAAGAATCTAGGCTTAGATTGGCGTGTTTGTGCTGCGTTTTTTGAAAGCTACCTAGTAGATTATAATCCAGCTTCTAACTATGGCAACTTCGCTTATCAAGCCCATGTGGGTAATGATAAGACATATAGAGTTTTTGACCCTATTAAGCAGTCACATACCTATGGTGGTGATAATTATATAAAAACTTGGTTAGATAGAAGAAGTAGTTCTTTTATCGATTATCATAAAATGTCCCAAGAAGTTAAAAAAGAAGTTTTTAATGAAGCTTAG
- the dksA gene encoding RNA polymerase-binding protein DksA, with product MPKKALSKKHIEEIKNLLLENKAKIESTLQSISNEHDSLSNMDLNDEADFAAASRDYTNDTHIKNQQLKELSLINHALLKIENGTYTGLCEMCDSEITIKRLRVKPHAKYCIDCRNYIDKEKVSIA from the coding sequence ATGCCAAAAAAAGCTTTAAGCAAAAAACATATTGAAGAGATTAAGAATCTTCTTTTAGAAAATAAAGCTAAAATAGAATCTACACTGCAAAGTATTTCAAATGAACATGACTCATTAAGTAATATGGATTTAAATGACGAAGCAGATTTCGCAGCAGCAAGTAGAGACTACACAAACGATACTCATATTAAGAATCAGCAACTAAAAGAGCTAAGTTTAATCAACCACGCACTACTAAAAATAGAAAATGGAACATACACAGGGCTTTGTGAGATGTGTGATAGTGAGATTACTATCAAAAGACTTAGAGTAAAACCCCATGCAAAATATTGTATTGATTGTAGAAACTATATAGATAAAGAAAAAGTTTCAATTGCATAA
- a CDS encoding DUF350 domain-containing protein, whose product MELGLFTGFLGFFLTAVLLVIIFLYLYAIVTPYDDYKLIFEDNNLAASLGFGGAIIGVSIPLYSALVHSTSYFDFAIWGFIAILIQLIFAFIVTRLSGKYSFKTKISDGVISVGILMAFLSISIGLLNAGSMSY is encoded by the coding sequence ATGGAATTAGGATTATTTACAGGCTTTCTTGGCTTTTTTCTTACAGCTGTATTATTAGTGATTATCTTTCTTTACTTATATGCAATTGTTACACCTTATGATGATTACAAGCTTATTTTTGAGGACAATAATCTAGCAGCTTCTTTAGGTTTTGGTGGAGCTATTATTGGAGTATCTATTCCATTATATAGTGCATTAGTACACTCTACATCTTATTTTGATTTTGCAATTTGGGGTTTTATTGCTATCTTGATTCAATTGATTTTTGCATTTATTGTAACAAGACTTAGTGGTAAGTATTCGTTTAAAACTAAGATATCTGATGGAGTAATTTCTGTTGGTATATTAATGGCATTTTTATCAATTTCTATTGGATTATTAAATGCTGGATCAATGAGTTATTAA
- a CDS encoding NAD(P)/FAD-dependent oxidoreductase, protein MKIAIIGAGAAGIMAGITAKRLNKDLSIDIFDINKGIGKKILASGNGRCNISNSNITYNNYIGENPSFVKDALKQFTFNDFEKFCKSIGLLLDIKETCKVYPLSNEAKSVVNLLESACVSLGINLNLGVKVEDIEKQNDKFELKTEEKIYKDYDKVVISCGLAAAPQLNATELGMDFASKFGHSSNLTYPSLVGLHTDYEQKSRLQGVKKESEVTLYIDGNKEASIVGDVLFTKYGVSGFAILDISQYAVYPLSLYQDVQIAVNLFPTINRNELLASIESLLKSLPNQNTSLLLTGLISNKLAPIILEKCKIPTETLAKDINAKQIRAIVNNLINWRFKITDTQGFKHAEASGGGVRTDEVDPKTYESKKCKNLYFAGEVLDIVGNRGGFNLHFAWASGYMVGKAI, encoded by the coding sequence ATATAAACAAAGGCATAGGAAAGAAGATATTAGCATCAGGAAATGGAAGATGTAATATCTCAAACTCAAATATCACATATAATAACTATATTGGTGAAAATCCCTCTTTTGTAAAAGATGCTCTAAAACAGTTTACTTTTAATGATTTTGAAAAGTTTTGTAAAAGTATAGGACTTTTACTAGATATAAAAGAGACTTGCAAAGTATATCCTCTATCAAATGAAGCCAAGTCAGTAGTAAACTTACTAGAAAGTGCATGTGTTTCACTTGGTATAAACCTAAACTTAGGTGTAAAAGTAGAAGATATAGAAAAACAAAATGATAAGTTTGAACTAAAAACAGAAGAAAAAATCTATAAAGATTATGACAAAGTAGTAATCAGCTGTGGACTAGCAGCAGCTCCTCAGCTAAATGCAACGGAGTTAGGTATGGATTTTGCTTCAAAGTTTGGACACTCTTCAAATCTAACATATCCTTCACTGGTAGGACTTCATACAGACTATGAGCAAAAAAGTAGACTTCAAGGTGTAAAAAAAGAATCAGAAGTTACACTTTATATAGATGGAAACAAAGAAGCTTCAATAGTAGGAGATGTGTTATTTACAAAATACGGAGTATCAGGTTTTGCTATCTTAGATATATCTCAATATGCAGTATATCCTCTAAGTTTATACCAAGATGTACAAATAGCAGTAAATCTTTTCCCAACTATAAATAGAAATGAGCTTTTAGCTTCTATTGAGAGTTTACTAAAATCTCTACCAAATCAAAATACCTCACTACTTCTAACAGGACTAATTTCAAATAAATTAGCCCCAATAATCCTAGAAAAATGTAAAATCCCAACAGAAACCCTAGCAAAAGACATAAACGCAAAACAAATAAGAGCAATAGTAAACAACCTAATAAACTGGCGATTCAAAATCACAGATACCCAAGGCTTCAAACACGCAGAAGCCAGTGGAGGAGGGGTTCGAACTGATGAGGTAGACCCAAAAACATACGAAAGCAAAAAATGCAAAAACCTATACTTCGCAGGAGAAGTACTAGATATAGTAGGAAATAGGGGTGGATTTAATCTACATTTTGCGTGGGCTTCAGGTTATATGGTTGGGAAAGCTATTTAA